One Anoplopoma fimbria isolate UVic2021 breed Golden Eagle Sablefish chromosome 21, Afim_UVic_2022, whole genome shotgun sequence DNA segment encodes these proteins:
- the LOC129110684 gene encoding gamma-crystallin M3-like — MSNTGMNMRGKIVFYEEKNFQGRSYECMNDCSDMTSYLSKCHSCRVESGCFIIYDRPNYMGNQFFMRRGEYADYMSMMGMRECIRSCRMIPMHRGQFRMKIYERENFGGQSHELMDDCDNVMDRYRMSDCMSCSVMDGHWLMYEQAHYRGKMMYVRPGEYRSFRDMGMSGTRFMSMRRIMDSCN, encoded by the exons ATGAGCAACACCGGCATGAACATGAGGGGCAAGATCGTCTTCTACGAGGAGAAGAACTTCCAGGGCCGCTCCTATGAGTGCATGAATGACTGCTCGGACATGACCTCCTACCTGAGCAAGTGCCACTCCTGCAGGGTGGAGAGCGGCTGCTTCATAATCTACGACAGGCCCAACTACATGGGGAACCAGTTCTTCATGAGGAGGGGAGAGTACGCCGACTACATGAGCATGATGGGGATGAGAGAGTGCATCAGGTCTTGCCGTATGATCCCCATG cacagggGCCAGTTCAGGATGAAGATCTACGAGAGGGAGAACTTCGGCGGCCAGTCTCATGAGCTGATGGACGACTGCGACAACGTCATGGACCGCTACCGCATGTCCGACTGCATGTCCTGCAGCGTGATGGACGGCCACTGGCTGATGTACGAGCAGGCCCACTACAGAGGCAAGATGATGTACGTGAGGCCCGGAGAGTACAGGAGCTTCAGGGACATGGGCATGAGCGGCACAAGGTTCATGAGCATGAGGCGCATCATGGACTCTTGCAACTAA